Proteins co-encoded in one Nicotiana sylvestris chromosome 7, ASM39365v2, whole genome shotgun sequence genomic window:
- the LOC138872747 gene encoding secreted RxLR effector protein 161-like translates to MIGSLLYLIASRPDIVFGEGLYARFQENPKESHLTAVKRILRYLKGTIDHCLWYPKGSIFNLVGYANADYAGFLVDRKNTSGMTHFFGSCLVSWASKKQNLVALSASEAEYVDAASYCAQLLWIKQKLMDFSIKVGCIPIFCDKLVLLV, encoded by the coding sequence atgattggttcacttttgtatcttattgctagcagacctgacatagttttcGGTGAAGGCCTTTATGCTCGTTTtcaagaaaatcctaaggaatctcacttgactgctgtcaagaggatactgagatatttgaaaggcactattGATCATTGCCTTTGGTACCCAAAAGGTAGTATATTTAATTTAGTGGGATATGCTaatgctgactatgcaggtttcctGGTGGATAGGAAGaacacctcaggtatgacacaCTTCTTTGGGTCATGTCTGGTATCATGGGCCTCTAAAAAGCAGAATTTAGTGGCCTTATCCGCTTCTGAGGCTGAGTATGTTGATGCTGCCTCTTATTGTGCTCAACTGCTGTGGATCAAACAGAAGCTGATGGATTTTAGCATTAAAGTTGGTTGTATACCTATATTTTGTGATAaactagtgctattagtatga